A stretch of Candidatus Binatia bacterium DNA encodes these proteins:
- a CDS encoding desulfoferrodoxin produces the protein MATQLGKIYLCAKCSSQFIVTKAGTGGLTCCGQPLEQKK, from the coding sequence ATGGCGACGCAACTCGGAAAGATCTACCTGTGCGCGAAGTGCTCTTCGCAGTTCATCGTGACGAAGGCCGGCACCGGCGGGCTCACCTGCTGCGGGCAGCCGCTGGAGCAGAAGAAGTAG
- a CDS encoding amidohydrolase family protein: MGDVPVRLVVAGRPLLRSCGGALTLGEPVRVCTEAGRIASVADWARDGHEDLGHPDAVLAPALSDSHAHLVAAASARTALDLAQDAPRDVATLLSRLREYTVTRPPGEWVRVRGYDEHALREHRHPTAGELDEAVPQNPVRLRHATLHGSLLNGLGRRRAGLPAAAGSDAPALVVGHEEALGLLRGDRDAASLRLPLAELGAELAAAGIASIDDITASNDADRVRLLADAVEQRWLPQRVRVWLRDAGEEIAARDVAAGRVEIAGVKLLPTTEDATRTGAFHAAICRARAAGLAIAIHAVEPDVIGGALDALAAAPPRRLGGSRAPDRLEHCSLCPPHLVERLATAGVAVVTQPGFLVARGRKYEREVEEPLWPWLYPLRSLRDAGVLVAGSSDAPVISPDPRLGFVGATTRRSAEGVSFGEDEVVSEAVALEMCTSAAARVRGDADADLPWLRAGSAADLVVLETDPVKDGLASWRAAETVIGGRRAGLAS, encoded by the coding sequence GTGGGGGACGTCCCCGTGCGGCTGGTCGTTGCCGGTCGTCCGCTTCTGCGGAGCTGCGGTGGTGCGCTCACCCTCGGAGAGCCGGTGCGTGTGTGCACCGAGGCCGGCAGGATCGCTTCGGTTGCCGACTGGGCGCGCGACGGGCACGAGGACCTCGGCCACCCCGATGCGGTCCTCGCCCCGGCGCTGAGCGACTCCCACGCGCACCTCGTCGCGGCAGCATCGGCGCGGACGGCGTTGGACCTCGCACAAGACGCGCCCCGGGACGTCGCGACTCTGCTTTCGCGGCTCCGGGAGTACACGGTGACGCGCCCGCCGGGGGAGTGGGTCCGGGTCCGAGGCTACGACGAGCACGCACTTCGGGAACATCGACACCCGACCGCGGGGGAACTCGATGAAGCCGTTCCGCAAAATCCGGTCCGGCTTCGGCACGCCACACTGCACGGTTCCTTGCTCAACGGGCTGGGAAGGCGTCGCGCGGGCTTGCCGGCCGCCGCCGGTTCGGATGCCCCGGCGCTGGTCGTCGGTCACGAAGAGGCGCTCGGTCTGCTGCGTGGCGATCGGGACGCAGCGTCGCTGAGGCTGCCGCTGGCAGAGTTGGGCGCCGAGCTCGCCGCCGCGGGAATTGCCTCCATCGACGACATCACCGCGAGCAACGATGCGGATCGGGTGCGCCTTCTCGCGGATGCGGTCGAACAGCGGTGGCTTCCACAGCGAGTTCGGGTGTGGCTCCGCGATGCGGGCGAGGAGATCGCCGCGCGCGATGTCGCCGCGGGCCGGGTCGAGATCGCCGGGGTGAAGTTGCTCCCGACCACCGAAGACGCGACGCGCACTGGTGCGTTCCACGCGGCGATCTGTCGCGCACGAGCGGCGGGATTGGCTATCGCCATCCACGCCGTGGAGCCCGACGTGATCGGGGGAGCCCTCGACGCTCTGGCTGCGGCACCCCCCAGGCGGCTCGGCGGGAGTCGCGCACCGGACCGCCTCGAGCACTGTTCGCTCTGTCCGCCGCATCTGGTCGAGCGGTTGGCGACGGCCGGCGTGGCGGTCGTGACGCAGCCGGGTTTTCTCGTTGCTCGTGGTCGGAAGTACGAGCGCGAGGTCGAGGAGCCGCTCTGGCCCTGGCTGTATCCCCTCCGCTCGCTGCGAGACGCCGGAGTCCTCGTCGCGGGGAGCAGTGATGCTCCCGTCATCTCCCCCGATCCTCGATTGGGGTTCGTTGGTGCGACCACACGTCGGTCCGCGGAGGGCGTATCGTTCGGTGAAGACGAGGTCGTCTCGGAAGCCGTTGCTTTGGAGATGTGCACGAGCGCGGCCGCGCGTGTCCGGGGTGATGCCGACGCGGATCTGCCCTGGCTTCGCGCGGGTAGCGCGGCGGACCTGGTCGTGCTCGAAACAGATCCAGTGAAAGACGGGCTCGCGAGTTGGCGTGCCGCCGAGACGGTCATCGGTGGTCGCAGGGCGGGGCTCGCGTCGTGA
- a CDS encoding glutathione S-transferase N-terminal domain-containing protein, whose translation MNVLNILSSTAVTVLRGGAGMAVGPIGKRPEKRLQIYEFEGCPFCRKAREALSILDLEADVHPCPKGGERYRPEVVRRGGKAQFPWLVDPNTGVEMYESDDIVRYLFDTYGDGNVHWTLAVPPLATLTAMLSSIPRPGIGGFAREARAPEQPLELWSFEASPFCRIVREALCTMEIPYVLHNVAKGSPSRDAFVARSGKMQVPYLVDPNTDSEMFESDDILVYLERTYGAGAAARAAVGA comes from the coding sequence ATGAACGTTCTGAATATCCTGAGCTCGACTGCTGTGACGGTTCTGCGCGGAGGCGCCGGCATGGCCGTCGGCCCCATCGGGAAGCGTCCGGAGAAGCGTCTACAGATCTACGAGTTCGAGGGCTGCCCCTTCTGCCGGAAGGCGCGGGAGGCGCTCTCTATTCTGGATCTCGAAGCGGACGTTCATCCGTGCCCGAAAGGTGGCGAGCGCTATCGCCCCGAGGTAGTCCGGCGCGGTGGGAAGGCCCAGTTTCCGTGGCTCGTCGATCCGAACACGGGCGTCGAAATGTACGAGTCCGACGACATCGTGAGGTACCTCTTCGACACGTACGGCGACGGCAACGTGCATTGGACGCTCGCCGTGCCGCCCCTCGCCACGCTGACCGCGATGCTCTCGTCGATCCCGCGTCCGGGGATCGGTGGGTTCGCCCGAGAGGCGCGTGCCCCCGAGCAGCCGCTGGAGCTCTGGAGTTTCGAGGCGTCTCCGTTCTGTCGCATCGTGCGTGAAGCGCTTTGCACGATGGAGATCCCCTACGTCTTGCACAACGTGGCGAAGGGGAGTCCGTCGCGCGACGCCTTCGTCGCGCGCTCGGGCAAGATGCAGGTGCCGTATCTTGTGGACCCGAACACGGACTCGGAGATGTTCGAGTCGGACGACATCCTCGTGTACCTCGAACGCACGTACGGTGCCGGGGCGGCCGCGAGGGCGGCCGTGGGCGCGTGA
- a CDS encoding enoyl-CoA hydratase/isomerase family protein codes for MRAKRNPAVLVSRDPVDPRVLNLTLNRPRVLNAYDRDLRDALFEGLALAADDESVAVVVLRGAGRAFSSGGDLGEFGTAPSAVRAREIRQVRDVWRSLSTVPAVTLASVHGVAAGGGLEMALLCDLILCAQDARLGLTETALGAIPGVGGTQTLPRAVGEGRAAEMLLAGRWIDGREAARTGLASNAVPHERLDVTAKRWARRIARLDPVVARASLDALRRGRDLQLANGLSLEKRLARRLPDQRS; via the coding sequence GTGAGGGCCAAACGGAATCCGGCGGTGCTCGTGTCGCGTGATCCGGTGGATCCTCGCGTTCTGAATTTGACGCTGAACCGTCCCCGCGTCTTGAACGCCTACGATCGCGACCTGCGGGATGCGCTCTTCGAAGGACTGGCTCTCGCCGCGGATGACGAGTCCGTCGCGGTCGTGGTCCTGCGCGGCGCCGGTCGGGCGTTCTCGAGCGGCGGTGACCTCGGCGAGTTCGGCACAGCCCCGTCCGCGGTCCGTGCGCGAGAGATTCGACAGGTGCGCGACGTCTGGCGCAGCTTGTCTACGGTTCCCGCGGTGACGCTGGCTTCGGTGCATGGGGTGGCGGCCGGCGGCGGTCTCGAGATGGCCCTGCTGTGTGATCTGATTCTGTGTGCGCAGGATGCGCGCCTGGGCCTCACCGAGACCGCGCTCGGGGCGATCCCCGGCGTCGGCGGCACCCAGACGCTCCCGCGGGCGGTGGGCGAGGGCCGCGCGGCCGAGATGCTGCTCGCGGGCCGGTGGATCGACGGTAGGGAGGCGGCGCGCACGGGCCTGGCCTCGAATGCCGTGCCCCACGAGCGCCTCGACGTGACCGCGAAGCGCTGGGCGCGTCGGATCGCGCGACTGGATCCTGTCGTGGCGCGTGCCTCGCTCGACGCGCTTCGGCGTGGTCGCGATTTACAGCTGGCGAACGGGCTCTCCCTTGAGAAACGGCTGGCGCGAAGGCTACCAGACCAGAGGTCATGA
- the cofC gene encoding 2-phospho-L-lactate guanylyltransferase, giving the protein MIWAVVPAKFGKSAKERLAPVLAQDVRERLAKAMLSDVLRALGGCPAVEATVVISRDAAALELAAASAAEGLPEQARGGLNASVAEAIAHCTARGATGVVIAMGDLPLLRPDDVSAAVERLPERGLVLLPSSDGTGTNLVVARPPDLLEPEFGPGSLARHLEQVRRKAIVAVIHECAGAALDVDTPADLDRLRGAPNASADTVEIARLGRAEARRTAGA; this is encoded by the coding sequence ATGATCTGGGCCGTCGTACCAGCCAAGTTCGGCAAATCCGCCAAGGAGCGGCTCGCTCCGGTCCTGGCGCAGGACGTGCGCGAACGACTCGCGAAGGCCATGCTTTCGGACGTACTTCGCGCCCTCGGCGGGTGCCCCGCCGTAGAAGCCACGGTCGTGATCAGCCGGGACGCCGCGGCGCTCGAGCTCGCGGCGGCGAGCGCCGCCGAAGGTCTCCCAGAGCAGGCACGAGGCGGGCTGAACGCCTCGGTCGCCGAGGCGATCGCCCATTGCACGGCCCGCGGCGCGACCGGAGTCGTGATTGCCATGGGCGACCTCCCCCTGCTTCGGCCGGACGACGTCAGCGCAGCCGTAGAGCGTCTCCCGGAACGCGGACTCGTCCTCCTACCGTCGAGCGATGGCACCGGGACAAATCTCGTGGTCGCGCGCCCGCCGGATCTCCTCGAGCCAGAGTTCGGACCGGGCAGCCTCGCGCGGCATCTCGAGCAAGTGCGCCGCAAGGCGATCGTGGCCGTCATACACGAGTGCGCTGGTGCCGCGCTCGACGTCGACACGCCCGCCGACCTCGATCGACTCCGCGGCGCACCGAATGCCAGCGCCGACACCGTGGAGATCGCGCGTCTCGGGCGCGCCGAAGCGCGGCGCACGGCCGGCGCTTAG
- a CDS encoding AMP-binding protein produces the protein MNTSNFLSLPAAMFEDQEILVFGEHRATYAELLSRVRRLASALSARGVAKGDRVGVLATNSHQYVECYYAAAMVGATFVPLNYRAKIHELDHMISRAELKILVFEERYRGTLAKLEGIPAGMRRVTLGGASDADTESFEALLASGTDDFEDIEVEETDTSILMYTSGTTSLPKGVLLTFGDFTAYVVGTVDMADGEPRGAALSCVPLYHIAGATNIMTSLWTGRKLVLLPQFDPAEWMETVQREKITHAFVVPTMMKKILDHPEFASFDLSSLTNLSYGGAPMPLPVIRRALESFPSGCGFVNAFGQTETTSTLTVLGPDDHRLTGDAEKDELVLRRLSSIGRPLPDVEVKVVDDAGRELGRNETGEILVRTPRVMKGYAGNVEGGARTDDDGYLHTRDMGFIDEEGYVFLIGRADDMIIRGGENIAPAEVEGVLQTHPAVDEVAVLGLANEEWGQIVAAAVVLRPGQSASHEELGEHCRARLASFKKPEVVQIIDELPRNPLGKILRNDLRKQLEGE, from the coding sequence ATGAATACCTCGAATTTCCTCTCTTTGCCGGCTGCGATGTTCGAGGATCAGGAGATCCTGGTCTTCGGCGAGCATCGCGCCACCTACGCCGAGCTTCTCTCTCGTGTGCGTCGCCTTGCGAGTGCACTTTCCGCGCGCGGCGTGGCGAAGGGAGACCGGGTCGGTGTCCTCGCGACGAACTCGCATCAGTATGTGGAGTGCTACTACGCCGCGGCGATGGTCGGCGCGACGTTCGTGCCGCTGAATTATCGCGCCAAGATTCACGAGCTCGACCACATGATCAGCAGGGCCGAGCTGAAGATCCTGGTCTTCGAGGAACGGTACCGAGGGACGCTCGCCAAGCTCGAGGGAATTCCTGCCGGGATGCGTCGCGTAACGCTCGGGGGAGCCTCGGACGCCGACACCGAGTCGTTCGAAGCGTTGCTCGCATCGGGCACGGACGACTTCGAGGATATCGAGGTCGAAGAGACCGACACCTCAATCCTCATGTACACGAGCGGAACGACCTCGCTGCCGAAGGGCGTTCTCCTCACGTTCGGCGACTTTACCGCGTACGTCGTGGGCACCGTCGACATGGCTGATGGCGAGCCGCGTGGGGCAGCGCTGAGCTGCGTGCCGCTCTATCACATCGCTGGTGCGACCAACATCATGACGTCGTTGTGGACCGGGCGGAAGCTCGTGCTCTTGCCGCAGTTCGATCCGGCGGAGTGGATGGAGACGGTGCAGCGGGAGAAGATCACCCACGCGTTCGTCGTTCCGACCATGATGAAGAAGATTCTCGATCACCCGGAGTTCGCCTCGTTCGACCTGTCGAGTCTCACGAACCTCTCGTACGGCGGAGCTCCGATGCCGCTGCCGGTGATCCGGCGGGCGCTGGAGTCGTTTCCCTCGGGTTGCGGCTTCGTGAACGCGTTCGGCCAGACCGAGACCACCTCGACTCTGACCGTTCTCGGTCCGGACGACCACCGTCTCACGGGCGACGCCGAGAAGGACGAGCTGGTCCTGCGCCGCTTGAGTTCGATTGGCCGACCCTTGCCGGACGTCGAAGTGAAGGTGGTCGACGATGCGGGCAGGGAACTCGGACGCAACGAGACCGGCGAGATCCTCGTGCGCACGCCGCGCGTCATGAAGGGCTACGCCGGAAACGTCGAGGGGGGCGCGCGAACCGACGACGACGGGTACCTGCACACGCGCGACATGGGCTTCATCGACGAGGAGGGATATGTCTTCCTGATCGGTCGCGCCGATGACATGATCATCCGCGGCGGCGAGAATATCGCGCCGGCGGAGGTGGAGGGTGTGCTTCAGACGCATCCGGCGGTCGATGAAGTGGCGGTCCTCGGACTCGCGAATGAAGAGTGGGGCCAGATCGTCGCCGCCGCGGTCGTTCTGCGGCCCGGCCAGTCGGCTTCGCACGAAGAGCTCGGAGAGCATTGTCGCGCGCGGCTCGCGAGCTTCAAGAAGCCCGAGGTCGTGCAGATCATCGACGAGCTCCCACGGAATCCGCTCGGCAAGATCCTGCGCAACGACCTTCGCAAGCAGTTGGAAGGGGAGTAG
- a CDS encoding glycine cleavage T C-terminal barrel domain-containing protein: protein MSSGQDVQVGFEAVRSRAALSLLDDRALLVATGEDRSTFLQGMLSNEIASLSAGEGTHALLLTEQGRVVADLRVYALENEAWLECPASARGDVRAGLERFIVADDVELDTSDAVGIAVRGPGAVDTLAAASGEDLTAFAEGQHRTLQAAGAGARVVRLSDLGVDAFHLWLPAGDRDAVLAALREHGAEDVSDEALEVQRVVAGMGRLGTEYGLDTLAPEVPSLDRAISYKKGCYLGQEVVERIASRGKVNWKIATLRAAEPVEPGDAIKTSEGEVGRVTSVVRRPDDGVVWALARIRTRASEPGTAVTIETGGKEQVAEVVPPAPQA, encoded by the coding sequence ATGTCGTCGGGGCAAGACGTTCAGGTCGGGTTCGAGGCGGTCCGCTCTCGCGCAGCACTTTCGTTGCTCGACGACCGCGCGCTCCTGGTCGCGACGGGTGAAGACCGCTCGACGTTCCTTCAGGGAATGCTGAGCAACGAAATCGCCTCCCTTTCGGCCGGGGAGGGGACGCACGCACTCCTCCTGACCGAGCAAGGGCGCGTCGTGGCGGATCTCCGCGTGTATGCGCTCGAGAACGAGGCCTGGCTGGAGTGTCCGGCGTCCGCCCGGGGGGATGTGCGAGCGGGTCTCGAGCGCTTTATCGTTGCGGACGACGTCGAGTTGGACACCTCGGACGCAGTTGGAATCGCCGTGCGCGGCCCGGGGGCGGTAGACACTTTGGCCGCTGCGAGTGGTGAGGACCTGACGGCGTTTGCCGAAGGGCAGCATCGGACTCTTCAGGCGGCCGGCGCCGGTGCGCGGGTCGTACGTCTCTCTGACTTGGGGGTTGACGCGTTTCATTTGTGGCTTCCGGCCGGTGACCGGGACGCGGTGCTGGCGGCGTTGCGCGAACACGGCGCCGAAGACGTCTCTGACGAGGCGCTGGAAGTGCAGCGGGTGGTCGCCGGGATGGGTCGGTTGGGTACGGAGTACGGCCTCGACACGCTGGCCCCCGAGGTTCCGTCGCTCGACCGCGCGATTTCGTACAAGAAGGGCTGCTATCTGGGGCAGGAAGTCGTCGAGCGCATCGCTTCGCGCGGCAAGGTGAACTGGAAGATCGCGACGTTGCGTGCTGCCGAGCCGGTCGAGCCCGGCGACGCCATCAAGACCTCCGAGGGTGAGGTCGGGCGCGTGACGAGTGTCGTGCGGCGACCCGATGACGGGGTGGTCTGGGCACTCGCCCGAATTCGCACCAGGGCTTCGGAGCCGGGGACCGCGGTTACGATCGAGACCGGTGGCAAAGAGCAGGTGGCGGAAGTCGTGCCGCCGGCACCGCAAGCATGA
- a CDS encoding enoyl-CoA hydratase-related protein has translation MTRGRSSVDVARKADVITLTLRLGSGRLDPDVHVALAEACGMIDLDDDVRAVVVKSAGKDFCVGDDETVTADARDGIEAIGRLRVPCVAVLAGDALGAGLELALACDLRIAASGAKLGLPQTGAIPFHGGTQRLPRIVGAARAARMLLLGETWSARQAKEAGLLQIVSKRTDLAADLRKLVATLSARAPIAQRLAKEALRSAADLPLAEGLRLEGDLYVLLHTTRDRDEGIASFHQKRQPRFQGR, from the coding sequence ATGACTCGAGGTCGGTCTTCGGTCGACGTCGCGCGCAAGGCTGACGTCATCACGCTCACGCTTCGGCTTGGCTCGGGGCGGCTCGATCCAGACGTCCACGTCGCGCTCGCAGAAGCGTGCGGGATGATTGATCTCGACGATGACGTCCGCGCGGTGGTGGTGAAGAGCGCCGGTAAGGACTTCTGCGTTGGAGACGACGAAACGGTGACGGCCGACGCGCGCGATGGCATCGAGGCCATTGGTCGGCTTCGGGTTCCGTGTGTCGCGGTGTTGGCCGGGGACGCCCTTGGCGCCGGGCTGGAACTCGCTCTCGCCTGTGATCTCCGGATCGCCGCATCGGGCGCCAAGCTGGGCCTGCCGCAGACCGGTGCCATCCCGTTTCACGGAGGCACGCAGCGGCTGCCGCGGATCGTCGGCGCTGCACGGGCGGCTCGTATGCTCCTTCTGGGTGAAACCTGGAGCGCTCGACAGGCGAAGGAAGCCGGCCTCCTACAGATCGTATCGAAGCGCACCGATCTCGCGGCCGATCTCCGCAAGCTGGTCGCGACGCTGTCGGCGCGCGCTCCGATCGCCCAGCGCCTGGCCAAGGAAGCTCTGCGCTCGGCGGCTGACCTGCCTTTGGCTGAAGGCCTTCGACTCGAAGGCGATCTCTACGTACTACTCCACACGACCCGTGATCGGGACGAGGGCATTGCGAGCTTTCACCAGAAGCGGCAGCCGCGTTTCCAGGGTCGCTGA
- the coaD gene encoding pantetheine-phosphate adenylyltransferase, which yields MAIYPGSFDPITNGHVDIIRRACQVFSKVTVAVAYNPNKDAAMFSPQERIKMIHDSLPELKGRVSADCFTGLLVDYARSVGAGVLVRGLRAVSDFEYEFQMTMMNRHLCPEVETVFLMAGEQHFYISSRLVKEVATFGGDVTSFVPPEVLKRFRKRLKQPRT from the coding sequence ATGGCGATCTATCCGGGCTCGTTCGATCCGATCACGAACGGGCACGTCGACATCATCCGTCGTGCCTGTCAGGTCTTCTCGAAAGTTACGGTTGCCGTGGCGTATAATCCGAACAAGGACGCCGCGATGTTCTCGCCGCAGGAGCGGATCAAGATGATTCACGACTCGCTTCCGGAGTTGAAGGGGCGAGTCAGCGCGGACTGCTTCACCGGTCTCCTGGTGGATTATGCTCGCTCCGTCGGGGCGGGGGTGTTGGTGCGCGGCCTCCGGGCCGTGTCCGACTTCGAGTACGAGTTCCAGATGACGATGATGAATCGCCATCTGTGTCCTGAGGTCGAGACCGTCTTCCTCATGGCGGGAGAGCAGCACTTCTACATCAGCTCACGCTTGGTGAAGGAGGTCGCGACGTTTGGCGGGGACGTGACGAGCTTCGTTCCGCCCGAGGTCCTGAAGCGCTTCCGCAAGCGCCTGAAGCAGCCGCGGACCTAA
- a CDS encoding aldolase, whose amino-acid sequence MKARLGRLLGRDGRCLDVAIDHGIFNTPGFLGGIEDMGAAVDTIVAAAPDAVQLAPGQAHFLQNRPGRDKPALVYRVDVANVYGPTPPPELFCELIADPVEQAVAADAACVVVFVLLVPGHSGLHRQCVRNLCAIRPACERYGMPLMVEPIAMKPDGKGGYAVDGDPDTIKTLVRQSVELGADVLKADPCDDLSEYGGVIEVAGGKPLLVRGGGKASEEEIFRRTVEVMRVGASGIVYGRNIIQHSDPSAITRAFMAIVHDGADVEAALSILRGE is encoded by the coding sequence GTGAAGGCACGACTCGGTCGGCTCCTCGGGCGGGACGGGCGTTGCCTCGACGTCGCGATCGATCACGGCATCTTCAACACGCCGGGCTTTCTCGGTGGGATCGAAGACATGGGCGCGGCGGTCGACACGATCGTTGCGGCCGCTCCCGATGCGGTGCAACTCGCACCCGGGCAGGCGCATTTCCTGCAGAACCGTCCGGGGCGAGACAAGCCGGCGCTGGTCTACCGTGTGGACGTCGCCAACGTGTACGGCCCGACCCCCCCTCCCGAGCTGTTCTGTGAGTTGATCGCGGATCCCGTGGAGCAGGCGGTGGCCGCCGATGCGGCGTGTGTCGTCGTGTTCGTCCTCCTGGTCCCGGGGCATTCGGGCCTGCATCGGCAATGTGTGCGCAACCTGTGCGCGATCCGCCCTGCTTGCGAGCGCTACGGCATGCCGCTCATGGTCGAGCCGATCGCGATGAAGCCCGACGGGAAGGGCGGCTACGCGGTCGATGGTGATCCCGACACGATCAAGACCCTCGTTCGGCAGTCGGTCGAGTTGGGTGCGGACGTCCTGAAGGCCGACCCCTGTGACGACCTCTCAGAGTACGGCGGAGTGATCGAGGTCGCCGGCGGGAAGCCGCTGCTCGTTCGCGGTGGCGGGAAGGCCTCGGAGGAGGAGATCTTCCGACGCACCGTCGAAGTCATGCGCGTCGGTGCGTCGGGCATCGTGTACGGCCGGAACATCATTCAACATTCGGATCCGTCGGCGATCACGCGGGCGTTCATGGCCATCGTCCACGACGGTGCCGACGTGGAAGCCGCTCTCTCGATCCTTCGGGGCGAGTAG
- the rsmD gene encoding 16S rRNA (guanine(966)-N(2))-methyltransferase RsmD, with translation MRLIAGEARGRRLNVPRGLQVRPSGARLRESAFGILDHRDAISGARVLDLFAGIGALGLEALSRGAAHLTAVEKERDVARVLMENVAHCRFQDRVQVHVEPARAALARMAGNQAPFGLVLVDPPYRQGLIPEALDDLLRFHMLADGGRVLIEHARDETVETPAGYDVELTRRCGDSLLSLLRRTPAAE, from the coding sequence ATGCGCCTGATCGCCGGTGAGGCCAGGGGGCGACGTCTGAACGTCCCTCGCGGTCTACAGGTCCGGCCGAGCGGTGCTCGATTGCGTGAGTCGGCCTTTGGCATACTCGACCACCGAGATGCAATTTCGGGCGCCCGGGTGCTCGATCTGTTCGCCGGGATCGGGGCCCTGGGCCTTGAAGCACTCTCGCGGGGCGCGGCGCATCTGACCGCCGTGGAGAAGGAGCGTGACGTGGCACGGGTCCTGATGGAGAACGTTGCTCATTGTCGTTTCCAGGACCGGGTGCAGGTCCACGTGGAGCCGGCGCGTGCCGCGCTGGCGCGGATGGCCGGCAACCAGGCTCCGTTTGGTCTGGTCCTGGTCGATCCTCCGTACCGGCAGGGGTTGATCCCGGAGGCCCTCGACGATCTTTTGCGGTTCCATATGCTTGCCGACGGGGGGCGGGTTCTGATCGAACACGCACGGGACGAAACGGTCGAGACCCCGGCCGGTTATGACGTGGAACTCACGCGCCGCTGTGGAGACAGTCTGCTGAGCTTGTTGCGCCGCACACCCGCAGCAGAGTAG
- a CDS encoding branched-chain amino acid transaminase, with product MEKGSWIWMDGSFVPWDEAKVHVLTHTLHYGLGVFEGIRCYETEGGGSAIFRLDAHNRRLFDSARILGMKIPFEPADVANACVEAVRRNGFPECYLRPLVFLGDGEMGLAAPNPVRVSVAVWPWGAYLGEEGAERGITVKTASFSRFHSNTLMSKAKSVGNYVNSILASHEARNAGYEEALLLDTEGFVAEGGGENIFVIREGVVKTPATHSILPGITRSTVLTLLEELGVKASEERLTRDDIYVADEAFFTGTAAEIAPIRELDNRAIGDGKPGALTRKIQARYADVVHGRDDGHGNWLTSV from the coding sequence GTGGAGAAGGGTTCCTGGATTTGGATGGACGGCAGCTTCGTGCCTTGGGACGAGGCGAAGGTGCACGTCCTCACGCACACCCTGCATTACGGCCTCGGCGTCTTCGAGGGCATCCGTTGTTACGAGACTGAGGGGGGCGGGTCCGCCATTTTTCGGCTGGATGCGCACAACCGCCGCTTGTTTGATTCGGCGCGCATCCTCGGCATGAAGATCCCGTTCGAACCCGCGGACGTCGCCAACGCCTGCGTCGAGGCCGTGCGTCGCAACGGATTCCCGGAGTGTTATCTGCGGCCGCTGGTCTTCCTTGGCGACGGGGAGATGGGACTAGCTGCGCCGAATCCGGTTCGCGTGTCGGTCGCGGTATGGCCCTGGGGCGCGTACCTCGGCGAGGAGGGAGCGGAGCGCGGGATCACCGTGAAGACGGCCTCCTTCAGTCGCTTCCACAGCAATACGTTGATGTCGAAGGCGAAGTCCGTCGGCAACTACGTGAACTCGATCCTGGCGTCGCACGAGGCTCGCAACGCCGGATACGAAGAGGCGCTGCTTCTGGACACCGAAGGCTTCGTGGCCGAGGGCGGCGGCGAGAACATCTTCGTCATCCGTGAAGGCGTCGTGAAGACACCCGCCACCCATTCGATCCTGCCGGGGATTACGCGGTCGACCGTCCTGACGCTCCTCGAGGAGCTGGGCGTCAAGGCGAGCGAAGAGCGCCTGACGCGCGATGACATTTATGTCGCCGACGAAGCGTTCTTCACGGGGACGGCGGCTGAGATTGCACCGATCCGCGAACTCGACAATCGGGCGATCGGCGACGGGAAGCCGGGTGCGCTCACGCGGAAGATCCAGGCCCGCTACGCGGATGTGGTTCACGGTCGCGACGACGGCCACGGCAATTGGCTGACTTCGGTCTGA